ACATATGGTAAGCTTTATAAAGCATGGGAAAGGGAACGGCCCCTTCTATTACTTTGCGTCTAGCTTCCCACTGCCTTGGTTCTTGCGGCAAAACCCTATGGTAAGCATGGCGTGCTGGAATAGGTTCAAACCATTTTTTACATAACTGTGCTATCTCCTGCTGCTTCACTTTTCCTGCTATAACTAGCACCGCATTGCTAGGACAGTAAAATTTATAAAAAAAATCTTTAACCGCCTCTATGGTAACCCGCTCTATATGGCTTACGGTTTTACCAATAACAGGCCATTGATAGGGATGAACCTTATAAGCCATACCCATTAAATGATGCCATGCATCTCCATAGGGCTGATTAAGATAGTGCTCCTTGAATTCCTCCACCACCACTTTTTTTTGAATTTCGAGCGACTTTTCATCAAATGCTAAACCAAGCATGCGATCAGACTCAAGCCAACAAGCAGTCTCTACATTAACAGCTGGTAACAAAGAATAATAATTGGTTATATCTGTAGTGGTATAGGCATTGCTCTCTCCCCCTACTTGTTGCAGCGGCTTATCATAAGAGGGAATGTTATAAGAACCACTAAACATAAAATGTTCAAACAAATGGGCAAACCCTGTTTGCGTGGCAGACTCATCCCTCGCACCTACCTGATACAGCACATTCACCACAGCAATATGGCTGTTTGGCTCTTCATGTACTACCACTTGCAAACCATTGGCTAATGTAAATTTCTCAAAGGAAATCA
Above is a window of Candidatus Cardinium hertigii DNA encoding:
- a CDS encoding M16 family metallopeptidase encodes the protein MISFEKFTLANGLQVVVHEEPNSHIAVVNVLYQVGARDESATQTGFAHLFEHFMFSGSYNIPSYDKPLQQVGGESNAYTTTDITNYYSLLPAVNVETACWLESDRMLGLAFDEKSLEIQKKVVVEEFKEHYLNQPYGDAWHHLMGMAYKVHPYQWPVIGKTVSHIERVTIEAVKDFFYKFYCPSNAVLVIAGKVKQQEIAQLCKKWFEPIPARHAYHRVLPQEPRQWEARRKVIEGAVPFPMLYKAYHMSGKGKKGYYAAEIVRTLLSEGKAALLQVDLVDDQALYTRIECYITDTLDPGLLVISGSPAPSVSLETAESALIATLQKLEAITATELEKAKNQIQAQMVYAQVSIVNRAQDLAMATLLGDTHLVNRSIDYVRAVTLEEVQAVGQEVLQECNCSTLYYQTISTT